A DNA window from Carnobacterium funditum DSM 5970 contains the following coding sequences:
- a CDS encoding GNAT family N-acetyltransferase: protein MKRDGCAEMNFEKTENRFYKNDENGKMIAEVTYVPSGDDKVILDHTFVDPSLRGQGIAEELVNRVVKEMRIENKKIIPLCPYAKTLFERKPEIYSSIQAK, encoded by the coding sequence ATAAAGAGGGATGGATGTGCAGAAATGAATTTTGAAAAAACTGAGAACCGATTTTATAAAAATGATGAAAACGGGAAAATGATTGCTGAAGTAACTTATGTTCCTTCCGGAGATGACAAAGTTATTTTAGATCATACATTTGTTGATCCATCTTTAAGAGGACAGGGAATAGCAGAGGAATTAGTTAATCGCGTGGTTAAAGAGATGCGTATAGAAAATAAAAAAATTATTCCGTTATGTCCTTACGCAAAAACACTGTTTGAAAGAAAACCAGAAATTTACAGTAGTATACAAGCGAAATAA
- a CDS encoding O-methyltransferase, producing MENKEVKVARNEMMDRPVVQKEVVEFLRNKQKPLRGKLGEIEREANEKRVPIIPHETVVFLNLLLGQIKPDKILEIGAAIGFSSSLMAQHVGENGHVTTIDRFDVMIEKAKKNYQLLGLTDKVTLLEGQAADILPTLTGEYDFIFMDSAKSKYYDFLPECIRLLKIGGMLVVDDVLQGGTILLPDEEIPKRTRAIHRKLTIFLDIVMNHPSLESSIVPLGDGLLMIVKKEKIEPSSLHAL from the coding sequence ATGGAAAATAAAGAAGTTAAGGTAGCTAGGAATGAAATGATGGATCGTCCAGTTGTACAAAAAGAAGTAGTGGAATTTTTAAGAAATAAACAGAAACCATTACGAGGGAAACTAGGAGAAATTGAGAGAGAAGCAAATGAAAAACGAGTACCCATCATTCCACACGAAACGGTTGTCTTTTTAAACTTACTATTAGGACAAATTAAACCTGATAAAATATTAGAGATTGGTGCAGCTATAGGTTTCTCGTCTAGTTTAATGGCACAACATGTAGGTGAAAATGGACATGTAACCACGATCGATCGTTTTGATGTGATGATTGAAAAAGCTAAAAAAAATTATCAACTTCTAGGATTAACAGATAAAGTAACTCTTTTAGAAGGACAAGCTGCAGATATACTACCGACTTTAACAGGAGAATACGACTTTATATTTATGGATAGTGCAAAATCAAAATATTATGATTTCTTACCTGAATGTATTCGATTATTGAAAATTGGTGGCATGTTAGTTGTCGACGATGTGTTGCAAGGTGGGACAATCTTGTTGCCGGATGAAGAAATTCCAAAAAGAACTAGAGCAATTCATCGTAAATTAACTATTTTTCTAGATATAGTAATGAATCATCCGTCATTAGAATCTAGTATTGTTCCGTTAGGTGATGGTTTATTAATGATTGTTAAAAAAGAAAAGATAGAACCATCATCTTTACATGCCTTGTAG
- the cbpA gene encoding cyclic di-AMP binding protein CbpA produces MLIKSLCIPKKSLTTVKESATLQEAIDILEESGYRCIPILDESGTIFRGNIYKMHIYRHQANNGDMGLPVTTLLKNATKFISVDSSFFKVFFTIKELPYISVLDEENHFFGILTHSSLLNMLQQSWNIDSGSYVLTIASSGQKGDLTNMTKIINRYCSISSCITLDAEREELVRRTMMTLESGVTTETVKQISEHLEKKGFRVVEVEDLKNN; encoded by the coding sequence ATGCTCATTAAATCACTCTGTATTCCTAAAAAAAGTTTAACTACTGTCAAAGAAAGCGCAACTCTTCAAGAAGCGATTGATATACTCGAGGAATCTGGTTATCGTTGCATCCCAATCTTAGATGAAAGTGGAACGATTTTCAGGGGAAATATTTATAAAATGCATATTTACCGTCATCAAGCAAACAACGGTGATATGGGCTTGCCCGTCACAACTCTTTTGAAAAATGCAACAAAATTCATTTCAGTAGATTCTTCTTTTTTCAAAGTGTTCTTTACAATTAAAGAGCTACCTTATATATCTGTTTTAGATGAAGAAAATCATTTTTTTGGTATTTTAACTCATAGCTCTCTTCTAAACATGCTACAACAATCATGGAATATCGACTCAGGTAGTTATGTATTGACTATTGCATCTTCGGGTCAAAAAGGTGATTTAACAAATATGACTAAAATTATCAACCGTTATTGCTCTATCTCAAGTTGTATTACGTTAGATGCTGAACGCGAAGAGTTGGTCCGCCGTACAATGATGACTCTTGAATCCGGTGTAACTACAGAAACAGTTAAACAAATCAGCGAGCACCTAGAAAAAAAAGGTTTCCGCGTAGTAGAAGTAGAAGATTTAAAAAACAACTAG
- a CDS encoding zinc-dependent alcohol dehydrogenase family protein translates to MKALVHKYKKGMDGLHYEETKNQELKKEEVRIKLHFAGLNHRDLFTIAQHDENAEPLIIGSDGVGEISEILTENKNFKVGDKVIINPGLNWIKVSDAAPENLEILGNPVSGTFAEEIILPIENIVMKPEYLSMEEASVLSLSALTAYRALFTKGNVTKDDTILIPGIGGGVATYLLQFAKAIGASVYVTSRSKDKLEQAKKLGANKGIQSEGDWNELLKEEKVDVVIETVGAATFHQSLNQLRKGGTMVLIGSSTGDKIEFNLREFFYGQYTLKGTTMGSSEEYQAMLDFIGKHNIRPVVDKIFKIEDFKKAFDRLEKGKQFGKIGFAIS, encoded by the coding sequence TTGAAAGCATTGGTACACAAATATAAAAAAGGTATGGATGGATTACATTATGAAGAAACAAAAAATCAAGAATTAAAAAAAGAAGAGGTTCGAATAAAGCTTCATTTTGCTGGATTGAATCATCGGGATTTATTTACCATTGCTCAACATGATGAAAATGCAGAACCCTTAATTATCGGGTCTGATGGAGTAGGAGAAATCAGTGAAATACTAACAGAAAATAAAAATTTCAAAGTAGGGGATAAAGTAATTATCAATCCGGGATTGAATTGGATAAAGGTTTCTGATGCAGCACCAGAAAATTTGGAAATATTAGGTAATCCTGTATCAGGTACATTTGCTGAAGAAATTATTCTTCCAATAGAGAATATAGTTATGAAACCAGAATATTTATCCATGGAAGAAGCAAGTGTTTTATCTCTATCGGCATTAACTGCTTATCGGGCCCTATTTACTAAAGGAAACGTGACTAAGGATGATACTATTTTAATTCCAGGAATTGGAGGAGGAGTAGCTACTTATTTATTGCAGTTTGCCAAAGCAATAGGTGCATCGGTTTATGTAACTTCTCGTTCAAAAGATAAATTGGAGCAAGCAAAAAAATTGGGAGCAAATAAAGGTATTCAAAGTGAAGGCGATTGGAATGAACTCTTAAAAGAAGAAAAAGTAGATGTAGTCATTGAAACCGTTGGAGCGGCTACATTTCATCAGTCATTAAATCAATTACGAAAAGGTGGAACAATGGTTTTGATTGGGTCATCAACTGGCGATAAAATTGAATTTAATTTGAGAGAGTTTTTTTACGGACAGTATACACTAAAAGGAACGACGATGGGTAGTTCAGAAGAATACCAAGCGATGCTTGATTTTATAGGAAAACACAATATTAGACCAGTAGTTGATAAAATTTTTAAGATAGAGGATTTTAAAAAAGCTTTCGACCGTTTAGAAAAAGGCAAGCAATTTGGTAAAATTGGTTTTGCTATTTCTTGA
- a CDS encoding M20 family metallopeptidase, translating to MKTFIQEQHKTACIETIKTLISYPSYLREDDKGDTPFGDDIQAVLEKTLTICEELGMKSYLDPEGYYGYADYGEGEESLAILCHLDVVPPGNLDLWESNPFKATERNDAIYGRGSQDDKGPAMAALYAFKAVVDSGVTFKKRIRFIFGTDEETLWRCLDRYNELEKPSTMGFAPDAEFPLTYAEKGLLQIKLHGPGDSDLRINCGKSLNIVPDEAGYQGYLNDKLENELKSLGFDYQLSNEKIIVKGKAVHSKDAPEGINAITRLVTALFPHTENKTMAFITEKLNNDPTGQTIFGKVQDDISGPLTVNLATLVINETESTIGLDLRIPVTGNKEDLVGQLITSAEEYQLTYEEYDYLASLYVSKDSLLVTTLLDVYREKTGDKSDPLTSGGATFARTMKNCVAFGAVFPDSEVTFHMPNEKMTIRDIYNAMDIYAESIYRLACK from the coding sequence ATGAAAACATTTATTCAAGAGCAGCATAAAACTGCTTGTATTGAAACTATTAAAACGTTAATTTCTTATCCTTCTTATTTAAGAGAAGACGATAAAGGCGATACTCCTTTTGGCGACGATATTCAAGCCGTTTTAGAAAAGACTCTTACGATTTGCGAAGAGCTAGGAATGAAGTCTTATTTAGATCCAGAAGGCTATTATGGGTATGCAGATTATGGTGAAGGAGAAGAGTCTTTAGCTATTCTGTGTCACTTGGATGTGGTCCCTCCTGGTAATTTAGACTTATGGGAAAGCAATCCATTCAAAGCTACTGAAAGGAATGACGCTATCTACGGAAGAGGTTCTCAAGATGACAAAGGGCCTGCAATGGCCGCTCTTTACGCCTTTAAAGCCGTAGTTGATTCTGGTGTAACATTTAAAAAGCGCATTCGTTTCATTTTTGGTACCGATGAAGAAACTTTATGGAGATGTTTAGATCGATACAATGAATTAGAAAAACCTTCCACGATGGGATTCGCACCTGATGCTGAATTCCCATTAACCTATGCAGAAAAAGGGTTATTACAAATAAAACTGCATGGACCAGGAGATTCAGATTTAAGAATAAATTGTGGGAAATCTTTAAATATTGTTCCCGACGAAGCTGGCTATCAAGGTTACCTTAACGATAAATTAGAAAATGAATTAAAATCATTAGGTTTTGATTATCAACTATCAAACGAAAAAATTATCGTCAAAGGAAAAGCTGTTCACTCTAAAGATGCACCTGAAGGAATAAATGCTATTACTCGATTAGTAACAGCTCTCTTTCCACATACTGAAAATAAAACAATGGCCTTTATTACCGAAAAATTAAATAATGATCCAACTGGACAAACTATTTTTGGGAAGGTACAAGATGATATTTCCGGGCCTCTTACTGTTAATTTAGCTACTTTAGTCATTAATGAAACAGAGTCCACAATTGGCTTAGATTTGAGAATTCCTGTAACAGGCAATAAAGAAGACCTGGTTGGTCAGTTAATAACGAGTGCAGAAGAGTATCAGCTCACTTATGAAGAATACGATTACCTTGCTTCATTGTATGTTTCAAAAGATAGTTTGCTAGTGACAACTTTATTAGATGTATACCGTGAAAAAACCGGAGATAAGAGTGATCCGTTAACTTCTGGTGGAGCTACTTTCGCGCGAACAATGAAAAATTGTGTAGCTTTTGGAGCTGTATTCCCAGATTCTGAAGTTACTTTCCATATGCCTAATGAAAAAATGACTATACGTGATATATATAACGCCATGGACATTTATGCAGAATCTATCTATCGACTAGCTTGTAAATAA